The segment atttaattcaggatggtggaaacgaagactaattctatgtttgtctaacaaaccaattttgcttcttaccaaagatacaaaatcactataactaatatactcagaaaatatcaaagcaagttcagaaatacctccctgtgcacatatgtattccagattagttccattaacttgctatctcccaccggttacaagacaaaccaaatattcaatcattttttgagcaaattgtagagagagttcctaaacaaataacaaccaaaatgatattttttctacaaaactttttatatagcaacatgatttcatagtcaaacttaaaaaaaaaaaatacaaaaaatatcaCGATTTCGCAGATAGAGTGAGAGTAAATCGCAGATGGATCTATTCCATTTGCGAATTCACCCCTATTTATACagcaaagaaattaaaaaaaaaatttaaaaccatctgcgaaagtacaagcacctaaagcacagctgtgctttaggtgcttgtactttcgcagatgagaaggtcatttcgcagatgggaccttctcatctgcgaaatcgctggctatttttgtaatttcgacTTTTTTTAGCTATTTTTATAATGCAATTAAcgtaaatggctatttttgtcattttcaaaaacaaataaaaCTGTCGATAATATATATAACGAACCGGTGGTAACCAGCGGAGCTTTACAATACTGAACCGGACATACAAACTGATTTCAAGTCCAAAACTGACTCAATGCTGTACTTTATTGTTAAATTATAATTTTTCTGGACTGATATTACAATACTTGAAACTATCTGGACTAGAGCTACAAATTGAGCAACACCCACAAGGATTAAATTTGTAATTTACTTAATTAATGTTTTGGTTTATATGTGAATATAGTTCAAATAAATACACCGTTTAACCTGCCGGCAGCCCACCCCACTCGCGTCAACACCACAACTTCCATCAATTCTAAGTTGAACCTGCTGGAATTAACTTTTGTCGAATATGGAGATGGAGATGGAGATGGTGACGGATCTTGTGACTGCTTTAGAGAAGGCAACCGTAATGGCAAAGCAGCTTTCATCCACCGCCACAAACTCTGCAAAAATCTACGCCTCCCTCCACGCCGCTCACCGCCAgctctctctcttcctctctcacGCCGCAAAACCCTCTGCAGATGTAACTGATGGTGATGATGCGCCGATGGAAGTTGCCGATGAGGAGCAACAAATGGTGGATGGAGCAAGGGAGGAGGATTCGAAGATGGCTATGATTGATTCGGTGGAGGAACGGATGAAAAATTGCTTTGTTCAGAAGAAAAAGCGGCCAAAACGGCCGTTATCGCCGACGTGGTTGGCCGCTGGGGAGCAGAGGCGGTGGTTGGAGTATGAAAGTGAATCGGCTAGGGTTGGAATTGATTACGATCCTCATATAACGAAATTGAGAGCTTTGGATCTGATTTATCAGTTCCATTGTTGAATCCTCAACGATTTAGGTTTGATTCGTTACCAGTTCCAGTGTTAGAAAGTATTCTCATAGGATGATTCTATTTTCAAGCTTGAAGAGTGTATTACAAAACTCTAGCTATAGAAACACATAATTTGGGAATATGCTACATGCTTGAAAGCACATTGTACAACACCTTAAAGGTGTGTTCTTACATGTTAAAAATAGGTTTACCAATGTTAACCAACGAATTATTTCAAACCAAGGTGTATTGGTTGTAAAATTATTATAAATGATGACAATGATAATAATGATTGGAAAAACCACAAGTTCAACTGTTCAAATGCAAATATCagattaaaaagaaagatgatatATGGCTAATGTTTAAGCCATATTATTAAGTCTCAATTCTCAAACAAACAATGCATGGATGGTTACAACTTACAACAGTTTCTTTTACAATAAGAATGGTCAAATCTCAACTATGGTTTCTTGAAAGTTAAGAAACACTTATACAATACCATTTCTAACACTGCATTCTTCACAGATGAGAATACTTTCTAAGTACAATTTTCCTACATATGTTGAAAAGAAATCCTATAATTATAATGTGTTATGAATACTCGATCAAATTATGCAACTTTACAAAATCTTGTGGTGTGAGTTCTTCTGGCCTTGACTGCATTAATAAACAATGCTtgtgtaaaaaaaattgttttaggattaaaaaaaatggaaattttcAGAAAAGTAAGTCGCTATATTCTGGGTTCATTAACGATAAAGTCGTTAT is part of the Lactuca sativa cultivar Salinas chromosome 7, Lsat_Salinas_v11, whole genome shotgun sequence genome and harbors:
- the LOC111912835 gene encoding uncharacterized protein LOC111912835 yields the protein MEMEMEMVTDLVTALEKATVMAKQLSSTATNSAKIYASLHAAHRQLSLFLSHAAKPSADVTDGDDAPMEVADEEQQMVDGAREEDSKMAMIDSVEERMKNCFVQKKKRPKRPLSPTWLAAGEQRRWLEYESESARVGIDYDPHITKLRALDLIYQFHC